The window CGCCGGCCGTGAAGCCCAGGCCTGTCAGCCATCCCGCGGCTCCCAGTCCGGTCGTCATGCCGAGAAGAACCAGCAGCAGTGTCTGCCCTGCTGCCCCCCACGCCGGCTCCGGGCGCAGCAGACGAGTTCTGTATGTGCTACTCCGGGTCACCGCGCGCCGCCCTCCTGCCGTGTGACACATTCGCCGAGAACCGCGTACGTTTACGCGGTCTCACGATCATCAGAACGTAAACCATCGCCCGAGCGTTCAGCAGGAGGTCATCGATGGAGCGCACCGCACGCGCCTTCTGGCTCCGCTCCCCCGGCCACGGCGAGATAAGGGATGTTCCGCTGCCGGAACCGGCCGGCGACGACGTCGTGGTGCGCACGCTGTTCTCCGGTGTGAGCCGTGGCACCGAGAGCCTCGTCTTTCGCGGCGGCGTACCGGAGAGTCAGCACACCGCGATGCGGGCGCCGTTTCAGGACGGCGATTTCCCCGGTCCCGTCAAGTACGGCTATCTCAACGTCGGCCTTGTCGAGGAAGGACCGGGGCACCTCGTGGGCCGTACGGTCTTCTGCCTCTACCCGCACCAGAGCCGGTACGTCGTCCCTGCGAGTGCTGTGACCCCGGTGCCGGACACCGTCCCCGCCGGGCGGGCGGTGCTGGCCGGAACGGTGGAGACGGCGGTGAACGCCCTGTGGGACGCCGCACCGCTGATCGGCGACCGGATCGCCGTCGTCGGAGCAGGCATGATCGGCTGCTCCGTCGCAGCGCTTCTCGCCCGGTACCCGGCCGTCCGCGTCCAGTTGGTCGATTCCGATCCCACCCGCGCCGCTGTCGCCGGCGCGCTGGGCGTCGACTTCGCGCTCCCCGAACATGCCCTGGGCGACTGCGACCTCGTGGTCCACGCCAGCGCCACCGAAGCCGGGCTCACCCGCTCGCTGGAGCTCCTCGCCCCGGAGGGCACGGTCCTGGAACTGAGCTGGTACGGCGACCGGCGGGTCAGCCTGCCGCTCGGGGAGGCCTTCCACTCCGGTCGTCTGGTCCTGCGCGGCAGCCAAGTGGGGACCGTGTCTCCGGCCCGGAGCTCCCGCCGTACCTTCGCCGATCGGCTTGCCCTCTCGCTCGATCTGCTCGCCGACCCCGCCTTCGACGCACTGATCACCGGCGAATGCGCCTTCGAGGAGCTGCCGTCGGTGCTGGCCGGGATCGGCAAGGGTGATCTTCCCGGGTTGTGCCACCGCGTGCTGTACGACACGACCCCAGTGCCACGGGTTCCGGCCGAGCGTTGAACGAATCTCGCCATTGAACCTGTCGGGCCCTGAACGCACAGCGTGTTCCAGCCGTACTGAACGACAAGGGCCGCGAGCGGCCACACGGGTCGGACCAGGAGGTCACAGCCGTTGTTCAGTGTCACCGTCCGCGAGCACTTCATGATCGCCCACAGTTTCCACGGGAAGGTGTTCGGTCCCGCGCAGCGTCTGCACGGAGCGACGTACGTGGTGGACGCCTCCTTTCGCCGTCCCGAGCTGGACTCCGACAACATCGTCGTCGACATCGGGCTGGCCACCACTGAACTCAAACGCGTGGTGGGCGAGTTCAACTACCGCAACCTCGATGACGAATCCGAGTTCGCGGACATCAACACCTCGACGGAATTCCTGGCCAAGGTCATCGCCGACCGCCTGGCCGACCAGGTGCGCGCCGGAGCACTGGGCGAGGGCGCACATGGTCTGACCGGCATCACGGTGACCCTGCACGAATCACACATCGCATGGGCGAGCTACGAGCGGCTCCTGTGAACCCCTCCGCTGCCACCACGGTGACCGGGCGCTCGGTCATCGTGGTGATGCCCGGTGGCGTCGACGATCCGTCGGCGCCGAGTGGGGGCAACACCTACGACCGCCGAGTGTGCCGGGACCTGCCCCGGATCGGATGGCAGGTCCACGAGTACGCCGTCGCGGGCACCTGGCCACAGCCCCGAACC is drawn from Streptomyces sp. NBC_01717 and contains these coding sequences:
- a CDS encoding 6-pyruvoyl trahydropterin synthase family protein yields the protein MFSVTVREHFMIAHSFHGKVFGPAQRLHGATYVVDASFRRPELDSDNIVVDIGLATTELKRVVGEFNYRNLDDESEFADINTSTEFLAKVIADRLADQVRAGALGEGAHGLTGITVTLHESHIAWASYERLL
- a CDS encoding zinc-dependent alcohol dehydrogenase, with the translated sequence MERTARAFWLRSPGHGEIRDVPLPEPAGDDVVVRTLFSGVSRGTESLVFRGGVPESQHTAMRAPFQDGDFPGPVKYGYLNVGLVEEGPGHLVGRTVFCLYPHQSRYVVPASAVTPVPDTVPAGRAVLAGTVETAVNALWDAAPLIGDRIAVVGAGMIGCSVAALLARYPAVRVQLVDSDPTRAAVAGALGVDFALPEHALGDCDLVVHASATEAGLTRSLELLAPEGTVLELSWYGDRRVSLPLGEAFHSGRLVLRGSQVGTVSPARSSRRTFADRLALSLDLLADPAFDALITGECAFEELPSVLAGIGKGDLPGLCHRVLYDTTPVPRVPAER